Proteins from a genomic interval of Rosa chinensis cultivar Old Blush chromosome 2, RchiOBHm-V2, whole genome shotgun sequence:
- the LOC112190707 gene encoding cytochrome P450 81E8 codes for MSSSPYGDHWRNVRRIGTVEVLSTGRLNSFSDVRKDEVKHLLRKLSQNAGEEGGFVKVELRSMFYELTFNNIMTMVAGKRFAGDHVLNKEKGKEFIEIMNETLSLGGGTNPGEFMPFLNWFGGSGFEEKVKKLAKRADAFFQHLIDEHRNKSASESKITMIDHLLSQQESQPQYYTDDIIKGLIQVYYWRAQIHLQ; via the exons ATGTCCTCCTCACCCTACGGCGACCACTGGCGCAACGTTCGCCGTATCGGCACCGTCGAGGTCTTGTCCACTGGCCGGCTTAACTCGTTCTCTGATGTCCGAAAAGACGAAGTCAAGCATTTGCTGCGCAAGCTCTCTCAAAACGCAGGGGAAGAAGGTGGTTTTGTGAAGGTGGAGCTGAGGTCTATGTTCTATGAGCTGACCTTCAACAACATAATGACAATGGTAGCAGGAAAGAGGTTCGCCGGGGACCATGTTTTGAACAAAGAAAAGGGGAAGGAGTTCATTGAGATCATGAACGAGACTCTCTCGTTAGGTGGGGGAACCAATCCCGGAGAATTCATGCCCTTTCTCAATTGGTTTGGCGGTAGTGGTTTTgaagagaaggtgaagaagttgGCCAAAAGAGCAGATGCGTTCTTTCAACATCTGATTGATGAACACAGGAACAAAAGTGCTTCGGAGAGTAAAATTACCATGATCGACCATTTGCTTTCCCAGCAGGAGTCACAGCCTCAGTACTACACCGATGACATTATCAAAGGACTAATACAG GTTTATTATTGGCGGGCACAGATACATCTGCAGTAA